DNA sequence from the Nicotiana tomentosiformis chromosome 3, ASM39032v3, whole genome shotgun sequence genome:
TTAAATTATATCCAAAGgaggattcctccactatatagagagtggctatcatttctgtaaggAGGCGGGCATTGATCATTGAGACATCAATACATTCTCACATCTCAAAGATTATTGATTTTACACAGAAATATAGCAGAGATTGTCCTTTTTTGGGCTTTGGACATtaattcatcttgcttgtttataaattattctctacacaatttgatttgtatttcattccttttttacagtaaatattcgatatatttctacttatttttccgatttataccaagttataccacatatccttagaactacgtataaattcaactatatccgttttcgggtaaacagtttggcgcccaccgtggggctaaggataatagtggttatttggtacgaatctctccaaaacacaccattttacacttgctcttggaagtgtctttgatttcaggttaaaaacaaCGAACTCTCAATCAATGGCCCTACCTattgacaacgaagctggccttcaagacgAGAACAACAACCTGACAACCGGGGATGAAAGGGCACTCGTCGATCCTGTTGGAACTCGGGCCATAGATCCAatcgacgttaattcacatgtggccattgaggcgaaccatcGTTCCGACCcagaaaataacattcatggtggaactcgatctgcagttcgaaatatACAAAATGCTGGAGAGGACGGGATCAACCtacgtatgatttttgaaatgttgcaagctcaacaagtagcgatagcccagttgcagagccaaacccaggcaccgagcaggctCGAACCCAGTCCACCctaagaagtcacccacaaaacagGGCCAGCTATAGtgaggtcaaatgaacaagaatcggggactaatcccgaaattattaagatgctcgaagaactgacaaaacgaatagaatcaggagaaaggaagattgaagcaaacgaccaaaaggtggaaacttataactccagggttgatcaaatcccgggggcaccaccgatattgaagggcttggattccaaaaagtttgtgcaaaagcctttccccccgagcgcgactCCAAAactgatccccaagaagttccgcatgcccgaaattcctaaatacaatggaacgaccgaccccaacgaatacATCACCTATTACACATGtgtcatcaaagggaacgatctagaagatgacgagatcgaatccgtattattgaagaagttcggtgaaaccctgtcaaagggggaaatgatatggtatcataatttaccgtctagCTCTATCGATTCTTTAACTACGCTTGCAGATTcctttataaaagcacataccggagccataaaggtcgaaaccaaaAAATCAGATGTTTTTAAGGTAAGGCAAAAGGGTAACGAAATGCTAAGAGAGTTTgcatctcgtttccaaatggaacgaatggatctaccaccagtcacggacgattgggatgttcaagctttcactcaaggactgaacaaatagagctcgatggcttcacgacaaTTGAAGCAAAACTTAATAGAATACCCTGCTATTACatgggccgatgtgcacaataggtatcaatcaaaaatcagagtcgaagatagTCAGTTCGGAGTCCCTTCGGAGCCTATTTATCCAGCTAGGAACATCGAAAGAACCAAGAGAGTAACCGATCGCGGGCCAGGTTCAAGTAGGGATCGATATCTGCCATATAATGAAAATCGGAGGAGCATCGGACCCGGTCGGAACCATGTGAGAAATGAAAGAATAAATGATCAAGGTTGAAATAATCAGGGGTCATGACCAAAAATGACTTCGACATGCCTATCAGGAAGCACCGAGGCTATCGGGCCTAACAATTGGAATGTAACTCACCTAAAAGTGATACTACTGCTGAGGCACGACCCCCGTTCATTTCTCTTTTTGATGCTTCAAAACTAACAATTTTAGGTAACTTAGAACCGTGGTTCGGTGTTAAATGttgcatcaacagtatccgaggcttctcTATCTGATCAACCTCGAATACACGGGGGCTTCGCCCTCAGATATCAGCTGTAGCAAAGAAAGAAAGAGATTTACGTTAAAAGGTCTTCGAGAACACAAGATTATTGtacgggccaaacggtcaaatgaaccgtgcccgcgtAGATTTCTCAGGCCTTAAgcataaaacatgtacgcatgtaagATTATTTCACACAAGAATGAAAAGAGGCCCCTCCAAGAATTTATTGGATCCGATTTCTCTGGATATATCGAGCCTAAGGGcaactttacttcgagttcgggaTGTTATTCtaactcgactacaaagcccaaaggctaccttatttcgagttcgagcaagtccttactcgaccactaagcctaagggctattcttattttgagttcgagaaaatcctcactcgactataaagcctaagggctacattaactcgagttcgagcaaacactcactcgaccataagtcctaagggctacattatttcgagttcgagcaaacactcactcgaccattaagcctaagggctactctcatttcgagttcgagcaaacactcactctaccataacgcctaagggctactctcatTTTGAGtacgagcaaacactcacttgaccataaagccTAGGGGCTGTTTTTCATTTCAAGtccgagaaatcattctcactcaatCACAAAGCCCAAGGGCCTTCAAGTTCGAACTATTACCCCGAACCGGGGACTACGTATCAAGCTTAAAAGGGATACGTTAaatcaagttcgagcaaacactcactcgaccataaagcctaagggctaccttaattcgagttcgagaaaacaatTTCACTCAACCGTAAATCCTAAAGGGCTATCTTAGttcaagttcgagaaatcactctcactcgacCGAAAAACCTAAAGGCTACCCTAGCTCGAATTCGAGTAAATCATTTCGCTTGAACTCTATTCATCAAAGTATAGAAGTTGTCTCAgttcgagttcgaacattcactcggggactacctATAAGAAAAGgtcgagttcgaacattcactcggaccttcaaataattatCCCGTGCTAAGGCACTTTTTGGCCTTTGTACAAATTAACAAGAAAGGCAAAAAATTCAAAAGCCATAAAAGGaagaaatttttatatataccagaaatcatttacaagggcacCATGGCCCGATCAAGTTTTTCTATAAAAGACTAAAACGGTcttaaaagaaagaagaaaatactaaaaggacttagtcctctccgGGAGCAGCATCTTCACCTTCGAGGCCTTCTTCGCTCTCAGAACCGCTCATACTCCTGGTATCATCATCATCgggaaaggccaacactctggctTCGACTTCGAGCTCTTTTGCATTCTCGATCTCGGCTGAAAGATCGAAgacacgagcatggatctcttctAAAGTCTCCCTCTGACATtagcatttagcatgctcggcaacccaaTTTGCTCGAGCTTGAGCAGCCTCGGCAACCTCTTTTTCTCGAacctgagcggcttcagcatcggaccGTTAAACagccaccattgcatcagcattagcCATGGCTATTTCGACCTCTGATTTGGCTGCTGCCAGTTCCGAGACcagtctctctcgatcagaaGTCACTGAGCCCAACCGAGACTAAAACTCCTCAATATTCTTGGCTTGCAATAAGGCTCTCTCTTTCGAGCTTCGGAGTTGGGCCTCGATCGAGGCCAATTAAGCCTGGGCAGCCTCCTTTTCAGAAGCAAGGCGGTCTATGTTCTTTTTCCAGTCCTCGGCCCCCGCTTTCACTGCATCCACCTTGGTGTGAAGCTGCCCAATCATATCGAGCTTTTGCTGAACCTGCGAGACCGAACTGTTTACCTTCACGCCCAAAtcagtgtcattaacttcaaagacTCTTTTTTCCTGCTCGAACAAATTGGTTTGTTCTTTTCGAGTTGCTTCTAGCTCGGCTCGAAGTCCTCTTGCTTCTCCTTCCctctgctcactgagaagtttgaaggtatctctctcctcagtaagccctcgAGCTTCGGCTTCGAACCGGCTTAGCTCCCCTCGGGATCAGAAAAATGCCTCGTGATAGAGCGCAGAAGcctacaaaaaataaaaaggagttatacaaaagaagaaaaatacaagtatgaaaGTTGACAAAGAGAAAGcaaacttacccgattcagggcctgCTGAGCTTCGTTGAATATACGAGGAATCCCCGCCTTGCCCGAGCTCTTCTTCGAAGCCTCCAAATTGCTCGGACCGGTAGCATCATCTACTCCAACAAAATAACCACAGAAAGGATCTTCCTCTCCATGGGCTCCCTCCCCGTGATAAACCTCCACAGCTTGGGTGTCATGTATCATAGACtgtgaaaatgaaggaaaaaagagGAATTGCCGATCTCTATTGCCCCGATTATGTCTTTCGAGGTGCCGCCTCCATATCGGGGAACCTCAAACTTAGTTCATACACCATCATCAACCGCCTCTTCGACGGATTTGTTGCCCCGGGGTAAAACATCCCCGGCCTCCCTTTGCTCGGGAACTCGATTCGAAGTCTTATCCTCGACCTCGTCGGACCTGGATGAAGCAGAATCAGTCCCCACTGGTCCCAAATCTTTACAAATATCGGTGTCAGCCCGATCACGGGCCACCAATCTAgagttatcttcttcttcttcatcccttagacgcaggaCCGATTCCATATTCAATGGGATTATGGTTCCCTTGGGCTTTCGAACTGTCCTCTTCTTAGGTTTTTGACTCTCGGAATTCGAAgtcctttttctcttactttccttCAACGGCTTCGAGACAGGCGGTAAAACATCCTTACCACCAGATTGGGGCCTCATGGCCGCATCTTTTCCGAGACTTGTGAAAGGAGAAGATAAGTAAACTCATGCTTCAAATAAACATATCACTTTGAACGACAAACGAATCGGTAGACCAAGATGAGagcttaccatgagtacgagcttTCCATTGACCCTTTGAAAAATCGTGCAAAGCGCGCTCGACATATGTCGCCGTCGAAACCAGGCTCCTGACCTAGTTCTCGAGATGGGGAACCGTTCCCGGCATCCAAGCAACAGTTGTGTCAAGAAAAGCACCGATAAGTAAAGATGTAGAAGTAAAAACGACAAAAGCTAAAAACTGAATCATACTTAcgattcatattccatttctcgggaaatggcatactCTCAATCGGGATTAagtccgaggtcttcactcggACAAACcagcccatccaaccccgatatttGTTTTCATCAACACTCGAGGTGAATGCCTTGGTGGCCTGACGTTAGAGCTTTATTAGACCACCTCGGTAAAGAttagggctatataatcttattaggtggtcgagggtgaagggaagcccgtcgattttgctcacaaagaaacggagcagtattacaatcctccagaaagaaggataTATTTGGCCGAGGGTTACTTGGTACTTTTTGCAAAATTTGATGATGATCGGATCGAGGGGACCTAGCGTGAAAGGATAAGTCTAAACACTCaagtacccttccacgtgggtagtgatcggtTCTTccggtgccggtatcacaacctctttgttttccCAACCACAATCTTTCTTCACCAAATCAATAAGGCTTTgaggtatcgagcatatatatcttgaTACCGGTTCACATCGACAGCAACCGATGAAGGTTTCTCGACCTTAGAGTCAGAATCGATAACATATCCCCCGGGAATGAGTTCTTCGAGGCATGGCTCCACCACAGGTTTCTCACCGGCCGTccgagatgaggaagcagcctCTTTCTGAGGAACGGTTTTAGATATCTTGGCCATCTAAATTTTCAAGAACAAGGAAGATAGGAAATTGAAATATTTTGGTGTTTGacgaagaacaagcaaagaaattctTAAAACTAGAAATATAGAACTTTGGAGAAGGCAAAGAGCTATGAAGGTTGGAATGAGAAGAGTTGAAGGTAAaggtttaaaaaaataaaaaaggggggctatttatagatttggcaatgacggttcaaaatcagcagtggccgaccatcgtctgacgcacatttaatgccttggtaactgaaccgacgggtcatttatcacatacgtcataaacGAGCTCGTTGTAGACGCCAGTATGTATCTAGTCAGAGATTGAAAAAattatatcgtttctcgccatattcttttcgagaaacgaggggactatctgtatacggtcaaaaccgattttgcccttcatgtatttagtcgagattggaacatgatggaccgagggtcgtcatcataatatcgagatgagatctgaagccaggtTATCGAGTTCAAGATTCacggaccgatcaataccgagatcgaagtcaatatcgagctcgaatcaataCCGAGCTTgagccaatatcgagctcgagtcaatatcgagctcgagatccagagatcgaccaataccaaaACCGACCAAGATCAAGCTaagagacaaagagccgttgtagccgcactaggggagagaatctcggggAAAATTAAGAAAAAGccaattaactaatctatcatgggatccccactatatatttttaattatatccaaagtaggattcttCCACTATATAGAGAGtggctattatttctgtaaggaggCGGACATTGAACATTGAGACATCAATACATTCTCACATCTCAAAGATTATTAATTTTACACAGAAATATAGCAGAGATTGTCCTTTTTTGGGCTTTGGACATTAATTTATCTTGcttttttataaattattctctacacaatttggttggtatttcattcttttttttacagtcaatattcgatatatttctacttatttttttgatttgtaccaagttatactacgtatccttagaactacgcataaattcaactctatccgtttttcgggtaaatactAATATCTAAAGATTTGCTGTGAAAattgaaattgagagcttgttTGGAAAGCCACCATGTAATTTGATGTAATTACACAGTTTTGGCATGTCTGACCATGTAATTACTTGGTCAGCatgtaattgggtgtaattgagGGGGTGTAATAACACTCTGCAATTCTCAAAGGGAGGTCATAATTGCTTGTAATTACATGGTGTAATTATCAGGTTATATTTGAATctcttgttttttctttttaatttactttctatttctttttaattttaattttttaaactttttaattttttttttcaaatgttactttttatattatttatttttccctTATTTCTCATTTTTCAATATTTACTTCACTTGTTTCTATATGATTTCTCATATTATATCTTCTTTTTTTATTGCACTTAGTTATGttataattctaattttttttaaattataccTCATAATTTTAGAAAGAATAAGTCACACACAAACTTGACTTATAATAAGTGATGTCACTAAAGTTGAATTTTATTATAGGATGATGTTATATGCAAACTTAATTATGTTAAAATAATATAGAATAGACAGTAACTTGTTAGTAGGTCCCAAATGGTCTCGTAAATAAAAGAAAGCATACAATTATGAATTATCATCCCAGCTGTCAATTATGAAATTTAGTACTATAAGATGGCCATATGATTGAAGGCTCACCTTCCAAAGGTAGTCAGCCACTCCGCTCCCTACTGACTTTTAAAGTactttaatcttttttttttttaaagaaaagatgTATTTGCTAATTCCTAGATTCGTACAGTACACCAGTCTAACGTTTTCCTCTTATTTTTTGGGAGAAAACAGCTCGCTGGATTCTTCATAAATTAAGTCATAGTTAATCATTAATAATTAGCTCTAAATGATGTATAATTTGCAGGTTTGCATTTCAAAATATAAGTAAACTCCTTATATTATGTTAACCCGAATAAACAAATCAGTGTCAACAAGCTTACGGGATGAATATACTTTTACGATATAGGTTCGACATAACCAATAATTTTGATCCAAATCTTAATATGTTTGTTTTCAAAATTCATTCACTATGTAAAAATTATGGTTCCGGCCGACGAGCTTGAGTTTTAAAAATAATAGTATGAAAAAAATTACCTGTATTCTCGAAAATTGAACGTCTtcaaaaaaatttaactttcatcATTGTGAGTGTACTTTCttttatattataaaatatactATAGCATATTACACTAACAAATTTTTAGTTTTAAGTGCATTATTAGGGTTTGCTGTGAACAATTACTTATTGTTGCAAGTTCATTTTACTCGATGTGTagctattttatatatatatatatatatatatatatatatatatataaaatttttctTATGATAGTACTGTGACTACTGTCATTAATTAGTAAAACCGAAGATACAATACTTTTTGTTTCATTATAAACAATTGCCACTTTTCTGTGTCTAGATTTTCTAAGTATTCTGTCTCTCCCATATTTAAAACAAGTACTGCAAAGGATTTCATATTATTAGTGGTATTCCGTATTCTCATCCGGATAAAGTGAATACGTATATATGTTCATTTTGAGAGCAAAGTCAATTTTAGAACTATATATATACCTTCATTTGTATTTTAATATCACTTTAAAAAGTCAAACGTAACAATAAGAAGTGCTAAATCCAATAAAGTTTATCCATCATTGAATCCATCCCATTATTTGGAAGTCAaccaatattttttattttgactttTTGCAGACggtttttaaatttaatactaaaTTTCTTAATCTATTCTAAATATGCAGAATTTCATTATGAAAACTagaataataaataattaaataaaaaattcaaCATTTTACTTCAAGCTTCATCATTCATTTTGGAACCGAAAAGAGTATTAAAAATCAAATATTTCCACTAGGACATGAAATAATGTTGAAATATAATGGTATTAATATGTACTATAGATCATGACATTTGGAGACTATCTCAACTATATATATTGACAAACAGCAAAACAACTATTCCAACTATAAATTAGAACCTTCCTGACTCTGAAAGAAAAACAAATTAAGAGAAGGAAAGCTTAGGTTGAAACACAGAACATTTTAGAGCCTAGCCATATTCAAGATGGGAGAAGAATTTGTAGACATGAAGTTGGAAATAGAGAAGACGAAGGTGCCACCACAGCCACAACGAGCCCATTTCGTTCTAATACATGGAATAGGGGGAGGAGGGTGGTGCTGGTACAAAATTAGGTCTCTTATGGAGAATTCCGGCTACAAAGTCACATGTCTTGACCTTAAAGGTGCTGGCATCGACCAAGCTGACCCGAACACCATTGTTTCTTTTGATGAATACAACAAGCCTCTCATCGATTTTTTGTCATCTTTGCCTGATAGTGAACAGGTTTTTTCTCCGATCCACTCTCATTTCATAATTAATGATATGACATATTTAAAATTTAGAGTTAGTGGATAATATTCTACGTACTCTTCATACTTATGCTAATTTTTTTCTCACACATTATATATATAGTTTTGTTTTTAATtagtttaaatatttttcttgtaAAGTTACATGCATATTTGTGATACTTTAATTTAATTTAGTGGTCAAATTAAGGAAATACGACTTAATTAAGTATGATGTTATTTATTATATTGTGTATAGGTAATATTGGTAGGACATAGCGCTGGAGGGCTGAGTGTTACAGATGCAACCCATAAATTCCCAAAGAAAGTAAAGGTGGCAGTGTATATAGCAGCAACCATGTTGAGAACTGGTTTTGTGACTACACAAGATGTTAAAGATGTAAGTACTCTCTTTCCTTATTAAACCATCATATCATTTATATGATCATGATAAATGGAAAATGGAAAATGCATGCGTTTGATATTATTAAGATCGTACTTAATTACATATAAAGGTTGTATATATAGGGAGGGATGTGGACAGGGGCGAAGTCACCTTTTACTAAGGATTCGTCGAAATATTacaaaaaattatattgtgtatataagtaaaatattaattttaaatGTATAAAACATATATTGAACATCCTTTGTCAAATTTTCTTTTTACTTCTTTTAAGTCTGAATACgtttaaaaaaaaatttggttTTGCCACCGGACGTGGAGAGGGTTTTATTGGATTTTCTTAGGTAGGGAAAGCCTAAAAGAGAATAGGACATGTCTATTTTGTCTTCAAAGAGTAAAAACAAAGAAGATGGACAGAGATAGTAAGAGGATAGGGAGTGGCAGTGACATAATATTTGTCTGTGGGAAACAAAACGTAACAAGCTGCGTCATCCTAAAGAAATGCTACTGATCATAATCTATACCTGTTTATTTGAATTTCATAATATACATTTCGTTTTCAATATTAATCGTTACGGAAAAATTGAATTTGTACAAAATATTTAATTTGACTGTTTTATGAAAAAATTAACAAGTCGATATATTCAAATAAATGTATTGTTAATTAAATGAGACGCtttaaaagagagaaaatagtttaaataaataatattcttATGATTAAAGCTATTAAATGTATTTTTTTAGGAATATGCAAGAAAATTTAAAGACAAATGAAATGACTAGAGATAGTATCACTTTAAAAAGGCAAACAGTCAGAGTTCTAAAACAATTTATTTTGCCTAgcgtcgaatatatatatatatatatatatatatatatatatatatatatatatatatatatatatcccatatTTAGTGAGCCagcaattttttttattatgacttttcaaaagtttgatATTAAGAGTAGAATTTATATTTATAATGTACAACATAAGGCCCTGTAGCTTTAGGTTGCTGTGGCATTGTCCGCCTGACCCTCTCCAAAGGGCATTACAGTATTATATACTATTCATTATTTAATCCTAATTAATTCCTTAGGCAACCAAAGTTTTCCTGCAAGCAAgctcaattatttaattaatcaaCACCTAATCTATCATAAATTGTAGCGGTTCTTACATTAATTAGTATAAGTGATGCTCGCGGTTTTGCCGACCTGCGTCTTTTATTCATCAGCTGCAAGTTGCAACGCAATTAATTTATTCTGCCAGCTTTTAAAAAgctttataaaaataaaaattcaaaatatagtGCTTGACCATTTATAATCTTATTGTAATTACAGGGAGTCCCCGATTTATCAGATTTTGGAGAATTTGCTGATGTATATGACATGGGGTTCGGTTCAGGACCCGATCAACCTCCAACCAGTATAGTTGTCAAGAAAAGTTTACAACGCAAAATTATTTATCATATCAGCCCACTTGAGGTAATTAAATATTGCGAATTCACTTCACCCAGCATTGTAAATGAAACTAATTAACCTTATACGCGCAGCTTTATCACCTCTGTTTTATAAACATGCATGTTTCATTTTGGTTTTAATTAGGATTCAACATTAGCGACAATGGTATTGCGTCCAGGACCAATTCAAGCGTTACAAAGCGCGCGATTCAAAGAAGAAGGCGAGGGAGCAGAGAATGTGCCTCGAATCTACATAAGAACGGCATATGATCGAGTGATGAAGACGGAGCAGCAAGACGCAATGATCAGAAAATGGCAACCCCAACATGTGTATACCTTGGAAAGTGATCATAGCCCATTCTTCTCTGCTCCTTTCGCGCTATTCGGTTTGCTTCTCAAGGTTGCTGCTTCTTTTTAGTGCAGTTGACTAAAGATAGTCTCGTCTCCAACTCTTGTTCTTGGCTTAGGGAAATTCATTGGAGGAGTTCGTGTTGCATTTCAAGAGCTAAAAGAAATAAGATACATGGAAAGTACTGTCTCCTAAAAGGACCTATTGGTTAGAGCGTCGTCGTGCTAATAACGCACCTTCATGAGCCATTTTATTTTTTCCCATTTATTATCAAATGGTGTATACTTATGGGCCCGCTATGATGAGTGATTCAATGAATATGGAATTATGGATTCAAACACCACCACCACAACAACACAGTATTATTCCACTAGTGTAATCTGCGGAGGGTAGTATGATACGCAGACGttacctctaccctggggtagagaggctgtttccgatagaccctccactccttccctccaagaactctccaccttgttcttgggtgactcgaactcacaacctcttgctTGGAAGCAACAAAATAAGCGGCGGACTGTATATGGACATTCTACCTTTGTTTAATCTAATGCAAATACAAATATTTCGCACATAAAATCATAGAAGATAAACTAATTGGAATTTGAATATCACTATTCAATAATCGGATCTTGTGATATAAGGATAAACGAGAACCTAAATTTCATCCAAATTTTAAGGTTATTAAATACAAATGAAAAAGGGAAAATAAAATCTGAAAAGATAAATCTTCTATCTATATAGGAGAAGCAAGTCAATGTGATGATGCCAAGTGTAACAACAGAAAATTTAACAAGTGTAAAATTTTAGGACAAAGCTCCAACAAATTTGGagattcaaaaattatttttaaaaaaagaaaaaaagaaaatgatAAAAAACAAAGACACAAAGAAATTACCTACCTAAAATTAACTACTCATGAGGGTTGGTTTAGGTTAgttaatttctttgttttttttaactttttaaatcATTTTCGTTTTTCGTTTCAAAAATAAAAAGtgtatttattcattaaaattcagaaaatattattaagaacaagagaataaaatttaaaaatatatatattacaagagtaataatatatatcttctattatattacaaaaagaaagtaacagacaaaaatattaaaaaaaagtaaTATGATAATAAATTTTTTGTTAACAatgaaataatactaaatattggataatataataaagaaaaatacataacaaaaaagttattctatgcctattgttgatacccaattttgccctcatatttttttcaaatagtatatatatttttaaaatatcattttgcatcattacttaaattacaagagttatacaagtattttctatagtttttataatttatttatttttttaaaaaagctttaaaattgattttcttgcatttaaattacttgaatatttattaattacctcttaaattattttgttatgACTTAATTATCCAAAGTTATTATTTGCATCAAAATATATGTTTcagaatattttactttattttatataagtatatttatatttttaagctatttacataattttgcaataatagcctatatgttgtgcataattatatttttattacattatttgtacCCAAgtagaattttatatttttacaatgttaaattattattttcaagcaACTTACTACACaaacaatatttttattattttttaattactttttataaataatttttataatttttcgtGTATTTAATTTGTAGCCCAAATTTGGGGCTAATTTCGGACCAAACAGACCCAAATCACTGGCCCAGAGAT
Encoded proteins:
- the LOC104098443 gene encoding methylesterase 17-like: MGEEFVDMKLEIEKTKVPPQPQRAHFVLIHGIGGGGWCWYKIRSLMENSGYKVTCLDLKGAGIDQADPNTIVSFDEYNKPLIDFLSSLPDSEQVILVGHSAGGLSVTDATHKFPKKVKVAVYIAATMLRTGFVTTQDVKDGVPDLSDFGEFADVYDMGFGSGPDQPPTSIVVKKSLQRKIIYHISPLEDSTLATMVLRPGPIQALQSARFKEEGEGAENVPRIYIRTAYDRVMKTEQQDAMIRKWQPQHVYTLESDHSPFFSAPFALFGLLLKVAASF